A stretch of the Xylocopa sonorina isolate GNS202 chromosome 12, iyXylSono1_principal, whole genome shotgun sequence genome encodes the following:
- the Spt5 gene encoding transcription elongation factor subunit Spt5: MSDSDASNLSDNESDRGGGGSESDQEENRSLKSAAGSDAGSVGERSRSVSRSRSPSRSRSRSPSRWRSRSRSASGSEDGRGDEAEEARSGDEEMVEPEEEPEGEDLDDSSEYDEEEEEEDDDRPRKKKKKDKCRDFIIDEAEVDDEVEDDDEWEEGAQEIGIVGNEVDELGPTARDIEGRRRGTNLWDSQKEDEIEEYLRKKYADESLATRHFGDGGEEMSDEITQQTLLPGVKDPNLWMVKCRIGEEKATVLLLMRKFITYQFSNEPLQIKSVVAPEGVKGYIYIEAYKQPHVKAAIENVGNLRMGIWKQQMVPIKEMTDVLRVVKEQTGLKAKQWVRLKRGVYKDDIAQVDYVDLAQNQVHLKLLPRIDYTRPRGALRTAQSESEALKRKKKRRPPAKPFDPEAIRAIGGEVTSDGDFLIFEGNRYSRKGFLYKNFTTSAIIAEGVKPTLSELERFEEAPEGVELDLSGAPATGVSGKEEAAVTHSFSTGDNVEVCEGELINLQGKIVSIDGNMIMVMPKHEELKQALEFQACELRKYFTMGDHVKVVAGRYEGDTGLIVRVEQNRVVLFSDLSMHELEVLPRDLQLCSDMATGVDSLGQFQWGDLVQLDAQTVGVIVRLERENFHVLSMHGKVIEARPQGLAKRRENRNAVALDSQQNTIQRKDIVKVVDGPHAGRGGEIKHLYRSFAFLHSRMFVDNGGIFVCKTRHLQLSGGNKSNISPMTPVAGFMSPRIASPMHPSGGGFGRGGGGRGRGRGGGARRDRELIGTTIKITGGPYKGNVGIVKDATETTARVELHSTCQTISVDRSHIANVAVLTKDGGFSSYNRTPAYGPGQTPMYARDGSKTPMHGSQTPMYENGSRTPHYGSMTPSHDGSRTPGQSGAWDPAVTNTPARTNDFDGYSMEEGGSPGYAPGYPPTGGPFTPQTPGTMYGSEQSFSSYQPSPSPAGSASASPSPAGYVATPSPSGTGYTTSPHGAFATPSPMGYSPMTPGVAGSPYNPQTPGAGLDTTVGAGIIGGTEWHTTDIEVRIRDSHQDPALAGQQGVIRGISGGMCAVFLPVEDRVVNLVCEELEPVVPSRGDRVKVIIGEDREAVGTLLSIDNQEGVVKLNKDEVKMLHLRFLCKMKAPNT; the protein is encoded by the exons ATGTCGGATTCAGATGCCAGCAATCTGTCCGACAATGAAAGCGATCGGGGCGGTGGTGGAAGCGAGAGTGATCAAGAAGAGAACCGTTCGTTAAAATCCGCAGCTGGCAGCGATGCTGGCAGCGTTGGGGAGAGATCGCGTAGCGTTTCTCGTAGTAGAAGCCCGTCACGATCACGATCCAGGAGTCCGTCGAGGTGGAGATCGAGGTCTCGTTCAGCGTCCGG TTCCGAGGATGGTAGAGGAGACGAGGCGGAGGAAGCAAGATCTGGAGATGAAGAAATGGTGGAGCCTGAGGAAGAGCCTGAAG GAGAGGATCTCGATGATAGCAGCGAATATgatgaggaggaagaagaagaagacgacgacAGGCCtcggaagaagaagaaaaaagacaaATGCCGTGACTTCATCATAGATGAGGCCGAGGTAGATGATGAAGTTGAAGATGACGATGAATGGGAGGAGGGTGCCCAGGAAATTGGCATTGTCGGAAACGAAGTGGACGAATTGGGTCCTACTGCCAGAGATATTGAAGGCAGGCGTAGAGGCACCAATCTTTGGGA TTCCCAAAAAGAGGACGAAATAGAGGAATATCTGAGGAAAAAATATGCAGATGAATCTCTTGCCACTCGTCACTTTGGAGATGGCGGTGAAGAAATGAGTGATGAGATTACGCAACAAACTTTACTGCCAGGTGTGAAGGATCCAAATCTATGGATGGTAAAATGCCGTATCGGAGAAGAAAAGGCAACGGTGCTCTTATTAATGCGAAAATTCATAACATATCAATTCTCAA ACGAGCCACTTCAAATAAAATCCGTGGTTGCACCGGAAGGAGTAAAGGGTTACATCTACATAGAAGCGTACAAACAACCGCACGTGAAAGCCGCCATTGAGAACGTAGGAAATCTAAGGATGGGTATTTGGAAACAACAGATGGTGCCAATTAAGGAAATGACTGATGTGCTTCGCGTAGTCAAAGAGCAGACAGGCTTGAAGGCTAAACAGTGGGTCAGATTAAAAAGAGGAGTTTACAAGGATGACATAGCCCAGGTTGATTACGTTGACTTGGCGCAGAATCAGGTTCACTTGAAGCTGTTGCCGAGAATCGATTATACTAGACCCCGTGGAGCACTGAGGACCGCTCAAAGCGAATCGGAAGCCTTGAAACGTAAGAAGAAGAGGAGACCACCGGCTAAACCGTTCGACCCAGAAGCAATTCGTGCTATTGGCGGAGAAGTAACTAGCGATGGTGACTTCTTGATTTTCGAAGGAAACAGATACAGTAGAAAAGG ATTTTTATACAAAAATTTTACGACAAGCGCGATCATCGCTGAAGGTGTGAAACCAACCCTATCCGAACTTGAGAGGTTCGAGGAGGCCCCGGAGGGTGTCGAGTTAGATTTAAGCGGAGCACCAGCAACTGGTGTTTCCGGGAAGGAGGAAGCTGCGGTGACTCATTCCTTCAGCACAGGCGACAATGTCGAAGTGTGTGAGGGTGAATTGATCAACTTGCAAGGGAAAATTGTTTCGATAGATGGCAACATGATCATGGTGATGCCGAAACACGAGGAGCTTAAGCAAGCGTTGGAATTCCAAGCGTGCGAATTGAGAAAGTACTTCACCATGGGCGATCACGTCAAG GTTGTAGCAGGAAGATACGAAGGTGATACTGGTTTGATAGTTCGAGTCGAACAAAACAGAGTGGTCCTATTTTCTGACCTTTCCATGCACGAACTCGAAGTCCTTCCGAGAGACTTGCAGCTATGTTCAGATATGGCAACGGGTGTGGATAGTTTGGGTCAGTTCCAATGGGGTGACTTAGTACAGTTAGATGCGCAAACCGTAGGAGTGATCGTTCGACTCGAACGCGAGAACTTCCATGTACTTTCGATGCACGGTAAGGTGATAGAGGCCAGGCCTCAGGGGCTTGCGAAGAGACGCGAGAATAGAAACGCCGTGGCTTTAGACTCCCAGCAGAACACTATACAGAGGAAAGACATCGTCAAAGTGGTGGATGGTCCACACGCTGGAAGAGGCGGTGAGATTAAACACTTGTACAGAAGTTTCGCGTTTCTGCATTCAAGGATGTTTGTCGACAATGGTGGGATTTTCGTTTGTAAGACGAGACACTTACAACTTTCCGGCGGAAATAAATCCAATATATCGCCCATGACGCCAGTGGCGGGATTTATGTCGCCAAGAATCGCATCGCCGATGCATCCTAGCGG AGGTGGTTTTGGAAGAGGTGGAGGTGGACGAGGCAGAGGTCGCGGAGGCGGCGCCAGACGCGACAGAGAGTTAATAGGAACTACCATCAAGATAACGGGTGGACCGTACAAAGGAAACGTTGGAATAGTAAAGGACGCTACAGAGACGACTGCTCGTGTTGAGTTACATTCTACCTGCCAAACCATATCCGTGGACAGGTCTCACATCGCGAACGTTGCAGTGCTCACCAAAGATGGTGGCTTCAGCAGTTACAACAGGACACCAGCGTACGGACCAGGCCAGACGCCTATGTACGCCAGGGATGGGTCCAAGACACCGATGCATGGTTCCCAGACACCTATGTACGAAA ACGGTTCTCGTACACCTCATTATGGTTCGATGACACCGTCGCACGATGGTTCGCGCACACCTGGACAATCTGGCGCCTGGGATCCTGCTGTTACCAATACGCCCGCAAGAACTAACGACTTCGACGGATACAGCATGGAAGAAGGTGGATCTCCAGGCTACGCACCCGGTTACCCTCCTACTGGCGGACCGTTCACCCCGCAAACGCCTGGCACGATGTACGGTTCAGAGCAAAGTTTCAGTTCGTATCAGCCAAGTCCTAGCCCAGCAGGAAGCGCCTCTGCGAGTCCCAGTCCTGCAGGATATGTCGCTACTCCTTCACCAAGTGGTACTGGATACACCACCAGTCCTCACGGAGCGTTTGCCACGCCTTCACCGATGGGTTACAGTCCTATGACTCCTG GAGTTGCCGGTAGTCCGTACAATCCACAGACACCAGGCGCTGGTTTAGATACTACTGTTGGCGCTGGTATCATTGGAGGAACCGAATGGCACACCACGGATATCGAGGTTCGAATCCGTGATTCTCATCAGGATCCCGCATTGGCGGGTCAACAAGGTGTCATTCGAGGAATATCC GGTGGCATGTGCGCGGTCTTTCTACCTGTGGAAGACAGAGTGGTGAACTTAGTTTGCGAAGAGCTGGAACCGGTAGTTCCATCGCGAGGCGACCGAGTCAAAGTGATCATAGGAGAAGACAGAGAAGCGGTGGGTACACTACTCTCCATAGATAATCAAGAGGGTGTGGTGAAACTGAACAAGGATGAAGTGAAGATGTTACATTTGCGGTTCCTATGCAAGATGAAGGCACCGAACACGTAA
- the LOC143429619 gene encoding uncharacterized protein LOC143429619: protein KYTLSLIRVMAVSSLKHEQNVGTVLFEKCDAAKHCWTTEEFIILNSRRMFQDLLPKVKVLNYENDRYIALLMDYFHICLESVRNLSIGKTKHLMLKALADTMGGYLQVYILPLTRRSYYAGNIKYRNARKLFELHEQLKVFLRSNGAGWLPATKEIRHAKAHPIVITPPRSSVACDGIITYPASSTGYNERAEMKHFTFKQKKRLASKQKSKTNPENEDASAGNEPIIIPLPFLDDDADPNSIALPFKRNTLQSLHSEWSTFVLVKYYIASVKCILSKSNGRAEVEAFNQRFYDWLQQSVQRHLDDEKWYPAFGGVLRVISTLEEAGAGTGPTKGRKSGAHQAMPKTGELPLVETDEEGVPPLYKDGEATVTLGTTELISIAVVSALLVWLLVGLTLVCYRFLVRHSDESGPCDPLDPPVAVLYENKEYCQPDTCPAQTTRKGLLERLKDYCRSKFVRSPGRTDEERCLAAISYTSKDTVDVSNSSRSYQKRKVSKSVSATLSTYRKERVPIKKVYYSSDGSLTTNTESPCIPR from the exons AAATATACGCTTTCTTTGATCAGGGTGATGGCTGTTAGTAGTTTAAAACACGAACAAAATGTTGGCACGGTGTTGTTCGAGAAATGCGATGCAGCTAAACATTGCTGGACCACGGAAGAGTTTATTATTTTGAATAGTCGTCGAATGTTTCAGGACTTGCTACCGAAG GTGAAAGTTCTGAATTACGAGAACGATCGGTACATCGCGCTCCTGATGGATTACTTTCACATCTGTCTGGAGAGCGTGCGCAACCTGTCGATAGGTAAAACGAAGCACCTGATGCTGAAAGCGTTGGCGGACACGATGGGCGGCTACTTGCAGGTTTACATTCTGCCCTTAACCAGACGCTCCTATTACGCGGGGAACATAAAGTATCGGAACGCGAGGAAACTGTTCGAGCTCCACGAGCAGCTGAAGGTGTTCCTGCGAAGCAACGGGGCTGGTTGGTTGCCTGCCACCAAGGAGATAAGGCACGCGAAAGCACACCCGATCGTGATCACGCCGCCTAGATCGTCCGTGGCTTGCGACGGCATTATTACCTATCCTGCTT CTTCAACCGGTTACAACGAACGAGCTGAAATGAAACATTTCACGTTCAAACAGAAAAAGAGGCTCGCATCGAAGCAGAAAAGCAAAACTAATCCTG AAAACGAAGACGCATCCGCGGGTAACGAACCAATTATCATCCCCCTTCCGTTCCTCGACGACGACGCGGATCCGAACAG CATCGCGTTACCCTTCAAGAGGAACACCTTGCAGTCGTTGCACAGCGAATGGTCGACCTTCGTGTTGGTGAAATATTACATAGCAAGCGTGAAGTGCATCCTCTCCAAGTCGAACGGTAGGGCGGAAGTGGAGGCCTTCAACCAGCGGTTTTACGATTGGCTGCAGCAATCC GTGCAACGACACCTCGATGACGAGAAATGGTACCCAGCGTTCGGCGGCGTTCTCCGTGTGATCTCCACCCTGGAGGAAGCCG GCGCGGGAACCGGTCCCACGAAGGGAAGAAAAAGCGGCGCGCATCAGGCGATGCCCAAAACGGGCGAGCTGCCGCTCGTCGAGACCGACGAGGAAGGCGTGCCGCCGCTCTACAAAG ACGGGGAGGCGACCGTCACGCTGGGGACGACGGAATTAATATCGATCGCCGTGGTCAGCGCGCTGCTGGTCTGGTTGCTGGTGGGCCTCACCTTGGTCTGCTACAGGTTCCTCGTCAGACATTCGGACGAGTCTGGGCCTTGCGATCCGTTGGATCCTCC CGTTGCTGTCTTGTACGAAAATAAGGAGTACTGTCAGCCCGACACGTGTCCAGCGCAAACGACTCGTAAAGGGTTGCTCGAGCGGCTTAAGGACTACTGCAGGAGCAAGTTTGTCCGTAGTCCGGGTCGTACGGACGAGGAACGATGTTTAGCTGCAATTAGTTACACTAGTAAAGATACGGTCGACGTTAGTAACAGTAGCAGAAGTTATCA AAAAAGAAAAGTTTCCAAATCGGTTTCAGCGACGTTATCCACTTATCGAAAGGAACGCGTGCCAATCAAA AAAGTCTACTACAGTTCGGATGGCTCGTTAACCACCAACACCGAGAGCCCTTGCATACCCAGATAA